The Betaproteobacteria bacterium genome contains the following window.
GAAACGCTGGATATGCTGACGTTTCATCCCGACATCGCGCAGATCCATTGCATCGATCGCAGCTGGAAGCAGCTTGGAATCTTCGGCCACCTGCGCTCGGAGAGCGCCCTGTTGCGGCGTTTGCGCTCCCGCCGCTACGACCTGCTGCTCCATCTGACCGAACACTGGCGCGGCCCGATCCTCAAGCGCCTGCTCGGAATTTCCCTGGCGGTCACGCAACGCTACGCCCGGCGGGAGCGCAGTCGCTTCTGGCAGCACAGCTTTACGCATTTCTATGCGAGGCCGAGAAATCCTCGCCACAAAGTGGAGAGTCACCTCGATGCCGTGCGCCGGATCGGCGTCTATCCGGAACCTGACGCCAGGGCTCTGCAGTTGGTTCCCGGGCCGGAAGCGCAGACCAGCGCGCGCACCAAG
Protein-coding sequences here:
- the rfaQ gene encoding putative lipopolysaccharide heptosyltransferase III translates to MSEPPLPPVIVRDAPAALTDAVDFSRVRRVLVVKLRFHGDVLLATPVFSALKKRHPHLEIDALIYQETLDMLTFHPDIAQIHCIDRSWKQLGIFGHLRSESALLRRLRSRRYDLLLHLTEHWRGPILKRLLGISLAVTQRYARRERSRFWQHSFTHFYARPRNPRHKVESHLDAVRRIGVYPEPDARALQLVPGPEAQTSARTKLARLGLNDRSFVLVHPTSRFLHKCWTVEGMAELIDRLQPHVPVLLTAAPSAPELEMVEAIR